A stretch of DNA from Rattus rattus isolate New Zealand chromosome 1, Rrattus_CSIRO_v1, whole genome shotgun sequence:
GATTGACCCACTTGATGCTACACAGGAATACACAGGTGAATGGCAAATGTTAGATTGTCGTTTTATATTAGCGAACACAGACCAAGgcaaatatagtgtgtgtgtgtgtgtgtgtgtgtgtgtgtgtgtgtgtgtgtgtgtgtgtgtgtgtgtgtaatagcaGATACTCTATAAGCCTAAGAACTTTTCCAGTTAAATTTTAAGAATTCAATTAGATTTCCAGACAAGCAAGCTAGCTTAGTAAGGTTTTATATGAACCATTCAGACAGATGGCTGATTCTCACTTGTCTTTCCCATACCATAGCATGTTCCTCTAATTATATTAGATTATTCAAGATAAAGAACTCAACTTGATACTTAATAGTGGCACCAGCATGGTATTAGATAGACACCTAGTactaagaaaaaatataagagaagGTATAGTATTATTCTTGCCTAGCTCAAGTTTTATCTCTGTGGTCTTATCTCAGGCTGTTTCTCTCCCAGAGGTATCTAATTTCTGCGTCACACTTTCCTGATATATATTAAAGTTAGATAGTTTGTCCCACTACGTGGCAAAACCCCAGAACATGGGAGTTTGTACTTTTTCACCCTAGCATTCTGTGTATTGACCTTGAACATAATATATACTCAATAGATTATTACCattaggaagaaagagaagatagaaGTTATATGCTTAATAACTAAAGTTGTAAAACTAATTTATATTACGAGTAGATAGTAGGAACAGCATATTGAGCTTGTTTGCAAAAAgaatttttctgaaataaactAACCTGAATATATGATAATTGGCATATCCCTTTGTCCAGGACTATTTTAACCTTCTAACTTGGTCTTTAAAtttgattataaaattataagtTAATTTATATCTAAAGATGAATAATTGTTATCTGTACTATACAGATTAGGAAACTAAATTCAATTAACTTTAATTTGCCTCAAGAAATGGATTTACTGAAACGATGGACTGGGTGAATAACCCAAGAAACTAAATCACATAACTACTTAGTAGCTCATGTCCTTTTACTTAGGACAGTTTAGCCTTTGACAGATGTTTCCCATCTAAATTCTAATAAGGTAAGTATCCTATTGTGTGCTGAAATTAAACACAGTAATTTAACAGCCatgcctttgtgttttcttctagaggATCTTCGAAAGTACGTCACTACCATGGTGTGTGTAGCTGTGAATGGCAAACCTGTGCTAGGAGTTATTCATAAGCCATTTTCTGAATATACAGGTATGCATTATGTGAGCACCTTTGAGAGGCAATGGTACTGAACCATTTGTCCAAATTACTCAACtattattatgattttaaaaattgaagtttgTCCTCTACTTCACTGACTACAGTGAGGATTTTATGGCCGACACTGATAGTATGTGACAGAACAtagcttccttaaaaaaaaatctattgaaatACTACTAGGTAGAGACGTTCTGCAGCAAGGTGTCTTGTGGTTCTTTCATGGTGTTGTTGGAGTTGAGGCCTAGGATTCTTACACTGGGTTGTGAAGTGAAGCTGGTGTTGTTCTAGCAAAATGTATTATGCAGAGCTCAATATTGTGATAAAGAAGAGTGCTACTTAAACATCAAAAGTGGGAGTAGCTATCCCATGGTCAGCTACAGCATGTCTCTGTAGATCCTTAGAGCCCTTGCCTCTCCAGTCTTCACACAGCCATGTTAGTTAGTTTCATACAAAGTACAGGTCAGTCAGTGATGACTGTGTTGTGAGAAGGCATGGATGACCATGTTAAGGAACCTCTTACTTAGTTAGGGTACAACCTTTGCTGGTAGCCCCGCCaatgccagggatgcagggaagatAATTGCACTCCATTTTCTCCGCGAGGCTACCTGGTCTTCTGATTTTCTAAGGTATGGTATAGCTAGTAATCTCATGTTTACCATGACAGCACAAGTCATTACTGTTATGGGGGAAGAATAGTATAAATAGTATTGCTGACTGTCAGCCAGGATTTGTCATGCTTTTAATTAGTTAAATTCCCATCAACTTATAGGGCAAATATTATGGCCCTTGGCACTACCATAGTCTAAGGTGATAAGGCTCTTAATTGTGCAGTGTCCACCACACCAGTATTGAAAACAGTCCTGGTGACCAGGTATTGTAGGTAATACAGTGTCATCCTCACATTTGTGCTGtagttttttattaacttgagtatttcttatttacatttcgaatgttattccctttcccggtttccgggcaaacattcccctaatccctccccctccccttatttatgggtgttcccctccccatcctccccccattgccgccctcccccccagagtctagttcactgggggttcagtcttagcaggacccagggcttccccttccactggtgctcttactaggatattcattgctacctatgaggttggagcctagggtcagtccatgtataatctttaggtagtggcttagtccctggaagctctggttgcttggcattgttgttcataaggggtctcgagccccttcaatgtGCTATAGTTTCTTAAGgctgttttaaaactaaaaacataaGCCTGTCCTGAAAGAATTAAGGAAACTATATTAAAACTAAAAACGTTGAAGATTATCCTCACcttgaaggccagcctaggctgtgaaaccctgcctcaaacacaattttttttttttttttcctgaactagCGATTCCTGGGAGGTGAATGTAGAAGCAGAAGTGTAGGAGTGAGACTTTTCACTTTTCAGATATTTGATCCTTCAAAATTTGTTAggtccattttattttaaagagttgaAAATACCTTTTAGTTGAAAAAGTTTTTAGATAAAGTATAAACGGTCTTAAATAATAGACTAAGGTGGAGGACAAGAGCTAAGACAGAGATGTACTGTCTCTGAACCATCAAGAGACCggtctctgctcttctctctgtggAAGTTTGCCAGTAGCCCACAGCGTTCCTGGTGGGTGAACCATCACGGTAATCTGTCTCCATGTTTGAGTGTCCGTGTATCCTTTCTTTTACAAGGTCAAATGGATGAAGGTCTGACTGTATAATTTCTAACTAGTAGTTTCTTTTCTAAGATCCCTTTTTCAGAAAATTCCACATTCTGACTTACTTGCCTTCTTGTGTCTTTTGAGGAGGGGGAGACATAATTTTTCCTGTATTCTATTTTCGTCCAGGAAGTTAAGTGTCCCACTGAGATTGTAGAGTAGCTGTTATTAGAAACCAGAGCCACACATGCGGCCTAAGACAGTGTGAATACAGCAGAGTTGGGAGTGGAGCCGTGAGTCAGCTCAGACTTGTCAGCATCTTCCAGAAGGCAGGACGGAGTCTTCCTTAGGGACTCTAGCAGCTAGTGTAGTTCATATTTTGTTACCTGTCTTCAGGACTAAAGGTACTTCTGCTCTACTCTGGGGATGGGATGCCCATGTTATGACTACAGGGTAAAACTGTATTGGAACACCCATCATGTTGAAGCAAAAGTGCATGCTAATCAGAAAACAGCCTCAAAAATCAAAACTTCCATAACTGTGTTTGGGTTGCAATCCATTCCTAGATGGGAGGTTTTGATGCTTTGCAATTTTCAACCCCATGCTATACCTTACTTAGTATTGACAGAACATCAGTGTTATCAGAACTTAGCTATACTTGAATATAATAGAGCTCTGGATAGGAATTATTGTGGCAATTGGAATAGAGCAGGTCAAAATTCTTGGTTCTTGtttataattaattcattaaGCTTGAAATTATTAGAAATACAAGAGGTTTTTTGATAGTATTTTAATGAAAGAATGCATAAATGTTCCTAGAATTTGTAGCTATTAAAATATGTTAGAATTCTATGTGGCAAACGATGTGTAGTTATTGCTGGTCCTAAATTCAGGCTCCTAACCCTTTCTTTACTATATATGTGTAGAAAGCAAGACCCAAGAGTGGGAGTCAGCTTTCCCGTTTGTTCAGCATCCATTTCCATTTCACCCATTAACCTACTGTGGGTCTTGaccttttgcttctgtttgtttgtttgtttgtttgtttgtttgtttgttttaaaagtatgagCCTCTGGGGAGCCTGTGTTTCAGGCAATGAAGCACAGGGCTTCAATTAATTTTGCCTAGCATAGACAATAGCTGGGATAGACCAATTTTTACTTTCTCCTTCCTACTGTACATAGAGTTACTGTGAAGGAGAGGACCTCCCTACTGCACACACAGTTACTGTGAAGGAGAGGACCTTACTGTGAAGGAGAGGACCTCCCTACTGCACACACAGTTACTGTGAAGGAGAGGACCTCCCTACTGCACACACAGTTACTGGGAAGGAGAGGACCTCCCTACTGCACACACAGTTACTGTGAAGGAGAGGACCTCCCTACTGCACACACAGTTACTGTGAAGGAGAGGACCTCCCTACTGCACACACAGTTACTGGGAAGGAGAGGACCTATCCTGAACATTCAAAcaattagcagcagcagcaaacacccTTAAAGCACAGAAAGGTTCTGTTGCCTGAGCTTGTATGTGCAGAcattcacataattaaaataatattttgaaaataagttgTTCAAGTAAGTCCTATAAATTAATGTATTGTGTGTTTAACAAAAAGTGCcttttaaaatactgaattaGTAAATGTTAATATCCTATACAATACTGACCCCTAGAGCTAGAGCATTGTAAATTCATTTCTTAGTAAAACAATAGTTATTAGCAAACCTTAATTAGAGAACTTAGAGAATTTggctattttcttcattttttgaaacttttttttttggtaaataattacaaacataaaattatgaTAAATACTCATTTTTCCCCCAGTGTCCTCTAAATTGCAAGTACTATATTTTGCCTTcagtattttcatttctctgcattGTGTTCCTGAAATGGATTTATAGTTGCTTCCTTAAAACAAGATCCTATCAAGTGAGATAGGATTCTTCTAGCCACTGCATTGCACTCTGTTCTTTTAATGGGCAACAGCTTCTCTACTTCTTAGCCCCATGCAGTTTCTTGCTTTGGAGACCAGACCACGTCTCCCATAGGACAGGTAAGTCTTCTGGGGGCGGTGGTAGGATGCCACTGCCTGCTCCTCCTTCAGGAATGTTCTTTCCTGTGTGGCGGGGAGGCTTCTTATTAGGCACCtgctttagttttgtttctttgttcttgtttgctCTTCTTCCTGGAAGGATACTTGTTGCCTTTCCAAATGACAGAgatgtcttcttcctctctcctccccaggttGCATATCCTTTCTAAGCCTTTTCTTCTAAGtgttttattaacttatttcagGTTAAAAAGAAACCTTGCCTCCTGTTAGCTGAGTTTTCCCATCACTCAGAAGTCTCTGATCTCTTAGCGATTCAAAGCTCCCACTATTGTACCGCATTGGCATTGCATCTGACAGCTGTTGTCCTGATTTGCTGTGGTTAGTTCCATGCCTTCTCATTACTTAGAATTTGTCCCTCTCCTCTGTGTCCTATTTTCTCTGTAGGAATAATAAAAGGGCTTTATGTTTACCTTATTTGTGATTGTGGATAGATTTTTAGAAGGAGGAGGCCATCATCCATGGTGTCTCAGAAACCCAGactcttcttattttcttttctttttccgtGTAGCTAGGAGTACATTAACACATTCATTGATAAGCATGGTATTCCAGAGTGAGTGAATGTTAGAGTAGCAATTTGACTGGTTTACTTCTGACTAAATGTGTTTTCTTACATTGCTTGCACTGTAGTGAGGAAGCCTTAACCCTAAAACATATATGCCAAGTTATCTCTGGaagcccctccctccttttaaagtttcttcaaccccacccctctccccctttttctttctttgattcattctttttgagattgggtctcacaCCAATACCAGGGTGGCTTCGAATTCACTATACACCCCACAGCCACTTGGCCAGGGACTCATAACAGCCATCCTGTTTCAgcctctccaatgctgggattgtaggcaatATCCAATtggctttttatttctatttccgtTCTACATCGCTTTCTGTTGTTGAGATAAGCATCATTCCCAGAActaatggagaaaggaaagggttgatttcatCTTGGAAATTATAGTCCATTATCAAGGATAGCCCAGGCAAGAGCTTGAAGCAAAGTCTACACAGGAGTGCTGTTTCCTGGCTTACTTCCAGGCTCCCACATTGAGCTACCTTcgttaaaatgttatttatgtcTCTAAGTGTGTCTTTGTGGTTGTATGCCACTCAgacatatgaatgtatgtgtaagAGCACCCATGGAGGCTAGAGGGGAGGAGCAGATCCTTTGgatggagttagaggtggttgtgagatACTTGACATAGATGTTGGGAgcagaactcgggtcctctgaagagcagtaaGTCCTCCTAaaggctgagccacctcttcaggtGCTCAGCTACCTTCATCCCAGGCCTGCTGGCCTAGTGATGGGACTGTCCACAGGCTGGATCCTCCTACATTAAGTAGCTGTCAAGAAACCAGCTGTCCTATGGACATGCCTGTGGGCCAGTGTGACAGAAGCAGTTCTCATTTAAGGTTCTCTCTTCACGGGGATGTCTCCAGGGCATGTTCCTTGGTAAGACAAACTGTAAACCTAACTCACTTTAACTATTTTGTGTTTCAAAGTCAGGTGGGAGAATACTGTTGCAAATCTCTGAGtgtaggaagaggagaaaattaattttaaattttgaattatcTAAGCAGCTGTGTTCTTGTAATATTATGCTCCCTGAATCTCACTTTGATGTTGAACTCCGTGTGCAAAATACTTGCTAAGGGCTGTACTGAGGTACAATGTTTGAAGCGGAGGAAGAAAGTGGGAGAAGTATAGCTAGGAATTGAGTTACAGGGAAGTCACAAGAGGTTACAAGAGGCTCATCTGGTAATGGGGAGAGTACCAGAATTCTTATGCCAAATATTTGGTAACCATTCTAATTGTTAAGGACATGAGGCACTTAGAagctttgttttaatatttgcataatataaaaaaaataaagttacttttgtagtttcaaaaataaatcattttaatggTTAAATCTGTAGAaggtgactttttcttttttcagtcacTTGGTTCGGAGTGTTGTAATTTATGTAATGCTTTGGAGTTGTAAGGCTTCAGTGTTGTTACCGGGCATCTATTTGCTTTTCAGCTTGGGCAATGGTCGACAGTGGTTCCAATGTGAAAGCCCGCTCTTCCTACAACGAGAAGACCCCAAAAATCATTGTGTCTCGCTCTCATGCAGGAATGGTCAAACAGGTTGCTCTTCAGACGTTTGGAAACCAGACTTTAATCATCCCGGCTGGTGGTGCTGGtatgttcctcctgcttctgcccatCTTGTGGTTCCATAGTATGCATATGTGATCATTTCTCAGGAGACTAAATTGTTTGTCTCATGCTTGGCCACAAAATAAGGAGACAATGTACTTTCAAGACAGGCTCAAACTCCCACAAGTGGGATTGTCTTACCATTACCCTTGTTAGAAACCATGTCTTACATTAATGATAACTCTCCCTAAATCACCACAAAAACATATTGCCACCACTACATCCCAGCAGGGTTGCTTTTTATATGACTTGACCTCAAAATAACTGACCTGTGTGCTTATTATCAGTGACCTGTCAGGAAGAAATACGGAGGGCTTGAGATGTTTCATGTGGCAAAAAGCTGTCAGGTATCATCCTACGGACTGCTAGAATGGCTAATCCTTAGATCACTGAATTCTTCAACTTGTACATTTTGGATGAACAAATCTTGTATTCACCAATTTATCATATATCCCCCATTcttatatgattttattataaatCAGAGCCCACAATTTGATAAATGGACAGTAGTAAATAATCAGATATTGTGAGACACATGTAGTTTTTGGCATATTATCATCTGATTAAACCACGTTCTAAAATGTTTAATTACTATGAGATGTCTACAAGAGCAGAATGTAACTTGGATATATCTTGAAGAGGCCACATGATGAATGTTTATCATATCAAAATATTAATTcaggtaaataaattaaaatcaaaacatttgTTTTGCAATCAGCAATGCTAAGGTAGAGGTAGTTGGATGGGAGAAATGACACTTTCCAGCCTGGTATATTTAATTTGctaattgtatatatttacttttctagGTTTGTCCTTAGAGGGTGACTGCTAGGTTAGTAAGGAAAGGTAATGTCCAGAATGGCCAGGGGGATGAGATGAACTAGATTCTAGATGCGGTGTCCTCATCATtgtctctctcctgctcctcctgctcttcctcctgcttctcctgcttctcctgctcctcctgctcctccttcccctccttccctcttccttcctcctcttgctcctcttcctATGCAAGTGCTGTCTCATTACTAAAGAAAGTGGGGTAGTACTCTTAAAATAGGTGTCCTAGACAGACTTGCCGAAATTGAGAATAGTTTAATATGTTGGGAAGTGATTTTAGATTTTGGCAAAGGGAATGTAGAACAGTCCTGAAGACTTCACTGTTTCTTTTAACTATGTTCTTAAAAACATTACACCCTTTTTATTAAGTCATTTGAGTAATGATCtaaattctttttgtcttttaggtTATAAGGTTTTAGCCCTCTTGGATGTACCTGATATGACTCAAGAAAAAGCAGATCTATATATTCATGTGACGTACATCAAAAAGTGGGATATATGTGCTGGCAATGCTATCTTAAAAGCCCTTGGCGGACATATGACCACTCTGAGTGGTGAAGAGATCAGTTATACTGGGTCTGACGGCATTGAAGGGGGACTCCTTGCTAGCATCAGAATGAACCACCAAGCTTTGGTCAGAAAACTTCCGGATTTAGAAAAGTCGGGTCATTAGTAAGCATTCCTGACCACAGGGTGCAACTTTTCTAGATTGAATTGTCTGGCCTGAACTGTTGGAAGCTTTGAAGGACTGGTGGAGATTATGCATGGTTAAGGCCTTCCTTAAGTACTTTGGAAGTACTTATGAAGCATCAGAGACTTACTTTCCCTGTAATAGGACACAAAATCAGGGAAATTGATTTGCTTCATTTCTCAagtattgtctttatttttgagactatttTCATACAGTTGTCATACACAaggcgcatatatatatatatatatataagtatgtatatatatttgtgaattAAAATCTAGAGCCGAGTCTACACTCTACTGAGTCACCATTTTCACACAACAAATGATGAATCTGCGCTGTTGAAACTTCCATATAAAATTGGGTTTGAGGAAGGCTTTGTTTTATGTAGAGTTTAGTGTAACTTTGAGGTTGTATCTTATTAAAAATCAAGTCATTGGTGATTTTTACTCCTCAGATGGAAAGCACAAGAAGTCTCATTGATTAATATGCAACAAGTGGTCTGTTCATCTACCTTTCTATGGATTTAATAGAAAAGGTTTAAATaggttattttctttgaaaattgtaCTAACAGATTCCCCCGCTGGTAGAAAATACAGACAAATGACTGGATTATAACTGGACTTGTCTGAGTGCTGCTGTTGAATTTC
This window harbors:
- the Bpnt2 gene encoding Golgi-resident adenosine 3',5'-bisphosphate 3'-phosphatase — encoded protein: MAPMGIRLSPLGVAVFFLLGLGVLYHLYSGFLAGRFSLFGLGGEPAGGAAEVAVDGGTVDLREMLAVAVLAAERGGDEVRRVRESNVLHEKSKGKTREGAEDKMTSGDVLSNRKMFYLLKTAFPNVQINTEEHVDASDKEVIVWNRKIPEDILKEIAAPKEVPAESVTVWIDPLDATQEYTEDLRKYVTTMVCVAVNGKPVLGVIHKPFSEYTAWAMVDSGSNVKARSSYNEKTPKIIVSRSHAGMVKQVALQTFGNQTLIIPAGGAGYKVLALLDVPDMTQEKADLYIHVTYIKKWDICAGNAILKALGGHMTTLSGEEISYTGSDGIEGGLLASIRMNHQALVRKLPDLEKSGH